AAGTCGCTCGTCTGGGGCGCCGCCGGAGTGGCGGCTCTGGCTCACGACGTATGGATAGTGCTGGGGTTTCTGTCTTTTTTCAACAAAGAAATAACTCTTACCGTCATAGCCGCGCTGCTTACTCTGGCCGGTTATTCCATAAACGACACCATAGTCATATTCGACAGAATCCGCGAAAAAATGCGCCTTCACTCGAAGGAACCGCTCTCGGAAGTGATAAACAGAAGTATCAATGAAACGCTTTCACGCACTGTGATAACTTCGCTGACGCTATTTGCGGTTGTGCTCGCCTTGTACATTTTCGGCGGCGCCGTGCTCCACGATTTTTCATTCGCCCTTTTGGTCGGAGTGATTGTCGGCACGTACTCGTCGATTTATGTGGCCGCGCCCATAGTTTACGAGTGGTACGCGAAACGCTCCGCGCGTTGAGTTTTACGCAATCAGGCGAAGCTCCGGTAATATAACGCGACGAAAAACAAATGCCCAAAGTTAAAAAATTCAACCTGAAACTTTCTGTATATCAGATACAGCAGATGCTCCGTCGCAGGAAATTTCCGTTCGGCGAGGATACTATCGGCGAACTCTCGGAAATGTGCGCCGAACTTAAAAACTCGGTGTCAACCGCGGCGCATTTCGGCACTTTTCGCGACCCGCGTTCCGCGGGAATGGCATTCGACATCCCGTCGGGCGCCGTGGCGCTCAGCGTTGCGGCGGCCACCATCGGGCAGGGCGCGGAGGAATTTATCGCGCGGCGAAGCGCGGCGGGCGAGGAGTCGGCCGTTCTGGCCGGGGCCGTCGTGTCGCACGCGGCGGACGAAGCCAAACGTTTCGCCTGGAAAATAATTTCCGACGAAGCGGCCGCCGAGAAATGCGGCCTGAGCGATAAAACGCCGGTCACGGACGCGGCGTCGCTCGACACTCTGAAAGATTTTCTGGTAAAGATTGACATCTTCCCGACGGAAAACGGACTTAAGCCCGTCTACTCGTTCGTAGAGTCGGCTTTCTGGTATCCGCTCAAGAAAAAAAAGTGAAATCCGCATCTCGCGGGTATGGCTTACCTTCCAGTCGGACATTCGCATAAAGTGATTATAAGAATACTTTACAACATCGTTTACGCGGTTCTGCTTGCGCCGTTCGCGGCTGTATTTGCGGCGGCTATGCCCTTGCGTCTCCGGCGTGAATTCAACGCCTCGTGGAAAGAACGCCTGGGCATCTATCCGCCGCAGTCCGGCGATTCCTCCCTGCCGTCGGTAATAGTGCGTTGCGCCTCCCTCGGCGAGACGAAAGTGGCTTTAAGATTCATTCAAAAAATATCGGGCTGCCGCTTCATTATAGCGGCTGGAACTTTGAGCGCCCGGGATTGCGCCAGGCAGTATTTGAACGAGAGGGATGTGGTTTTTACTCCCGTTGATTTGTATCCTTTCGTCAGAAGATTTTTTTCCGTGTTCCGTCCTGCGGCGGTAATATTTGTTGAAAGCGATTTGTGGCCGGAGTTTTTGTTCGGCGCGCGGGACGCCGGAACCCGTTCTATTCTTGTAAACGGAAGATTTTCTCCGTCGAGCGTGCGTCTGGGTTCAAAGTTTAAAAAACTCTCGCGGGAGATACTGTCTCTTCTTGAAGCTTTTTTAGTCAGATACGATTCCGACACGGCGGCTCTTGCGGTTGTGGGAATCTCGCGTGAAAAAATCGGGGTTTTGGGAAATATAAAATATGACTTTGGCGCCGCGCCGGAACAAACATCGCGTGTATCCATGGGTTATTCCGACGGAGATTTTGTCATAGTGGCGGGCAGTACGCATCTTGAAGACGAAAAAGCGCTGGCCGTCGCGCTGGGTAAAGGCATTTTCGCTTCGCGGCCCGAGCTCAAAGTCGTCGTCGTGCCGCGGCACGTTGAGCGAGCTGCCCAAACGGCCGCGATTCTTAAGGCATTCGCGCCGGCGTTGCTGTCGGATGAGCGTTCGCCCGCGCCGCGATGTCTTATCGTAGACAAAAACGGAGACCTGGAAAAATATTATTCCGTCGCCTCGGCGGCTTTTATAGGCGGCTCGTTCGGTCGTCGAGGCGGGCAGGAGCCGATGACCCCCGCGTTTTTCGGCAAACCCGTCATTTACGGGCCTCGCATGAGCAAGTTCGCCGACGAGACGTCGCGGCTTGAAGCGGCGGGCGGCGCCGTGAAAGTCGCGTCGGCTTCCGCCTTGGCCGATGTTCTGGAAATGTTCGCCGGCGATCCGGCCGCTGTCGCTGCCGTCGGCAAAAAGGCAAAATCCGCCGCCATGGCCGACGTCGGGGCGGCTTCGCGCGCGGCCGAACGCCTAAGAGAGTTTATCGAAAGGATTCCGCGATGACCCCTTTCTACTCGTTTCTGGGATGGCTCATCATAAAACTCTGGAGCGTCACCTTGCGCGTCCGCCGCTACGGGGTCGAAAAACATTCGCCGGAGGCGCTTGCCGCGCTGTCAGGACGGCCTTCCGGCCCGGCGCGTCCGGCTCCCGCGACATCCGTCGTGTTCGCGTTCTTTCACGGAGAGCAGTTCATCCTGTACACCGGCCATCGCGGCAGGCCCATAGCCATAATGACGTCTCTGTCGCGCGACGGCCAACTGCAGAACGGCATACTTCGCCGCTTCGGCTATGAGACCGTAAGAGGTTCCTCTTCGCGCGGAGGCGCCCGCGCGCTCATAGAAATGATATCCGCAATGCGGCGCGGCTGCTCGGCCGCTTTTGCCGCCGACGGCCCCCGCGGCCCCGCGCGCGAAGTCAAGCCGGGACTTGTGTATCTGGCCGCCAAAACCGGTGCGCCGATAGTGCCGATGAGAATTTTTTATTCGCGCGCCAAGTTGCTCGATAAGACGTGGGACAAATACCTCGTCCCGATGCCGTTTTCCGTGGTCTCGATAGTTTATGCCGACCCTGTTTTCGTAGACCCGCGCTCCTCGGATGAGGACATTGCGCTGATGTGCCGCCGCATAGCCGGTATAATGGAGGCGATTCAGCCGCCCGACGGTAAGTAGTTTGTCACGCCGGCGGTGTCGAATCTTTTTTTATGAATAAATCGCATTTGATTACGGCGCTGGGCAGAGTTTTGTCCACTAAAAAAGAATGTTCCGCCGCGGCGAACAGGGTCTTTGAAGAAATCGCGCGCGCGATATTGCGCGGCGAGCGCGTGACGATATCGGGCTTCGGGAGTTTTCAACCCTACATATCGCGCGCCCGCAGAGTCAAAGACCCCCGCACGGGAGCCGTCATTGATGTGCCGCCCAAAAGAAGGGTGCGTTTCGTTCCGTCGGGGGATTTGTTTTAAAGTCGCTCTATTCGCTATAATAGCACCGGCGTGACCGCGCATTTTTACCGGCGCAGATTCTCCCGGACAAACTGGTCGGGTCATTTCATTTCAGCGGTATGGAAAAGCTTTTCTTCGAGTCGGACAAAGAGTTTTATTCGATCGGCGAGGTCTCGAAGATCATCGGCCTGCCGTCGCATACTCTTCGTTACTGGGAGTCGGAGTTCGGCGCGCTGAGGCCGTTGCGCAGGGATTCGCGCCACCGGAAATACACTCTCAAAGATATAGACAAAATACGTAAAGTCCGGGAGTTGCTCTATAAAAAGAAATTCACCATAGAGGGCGCAAAGAAAGCGCTTCTGGAAAGCGAGAGGGAAAAGTCCCGTCAGCTCAATCTCGACATAGGGACTTCTTCGGCGGCAGCGTCGGCCTTAAAAGAAGTAAAAAAAGAGATAGAAGCCGTCCTCGCCCGTCTGAAAGAATAATGTTTCGGTGATATTCTCATCGGGTGGATGCCGGTGATTTTCTAAGTAAGTCGGGGCGTAGCTCAGTTGGCTAGAGCGCACGGTTCGGGACCGTGAGGCCGCTGGTTCAAGTCCAGTCGCCCCGAAATGTTTTTCCCGCCGGATATTCCCGCCTATTTATGAGAGAATCCATAGCCGCTTTTCTTAATTCCTTTCTTCCGCCGGAGATAACGACTCTTATCATAGCCGCCACGCCCGTGGTCGAACTGCGAGGGGCGTTGCCGCTGGCTCTGGGCGTTTTCGGATTCGGATTTTCCAAGGCATACGCCTTGAGCGTCGCCGGGAATCTTATCCCCGTGGCGCCGTTGTTACTGTTTCTTAATCATATTTCCGCGTGGCTTATGCGGTTTGACATCTTCAAAAAATTCTTCGACTGGTGGTTCGCGCGAACTCGCCGGCATTCCGATCTGGTGGAAAAATATGAGACGCTGGGGCTTATTCTTTTCGTGGCAATTCCTCTTCCTATGACAGGCGCCTGGTCCGGATGCGTGGCCGCCTACCTTCTGGGCATCAAGTTTGTTCACGCCATTACCGCCATAACCATAGGGGTGCTTGTGGCCGGTCTTATAGTCGGTTCGGCGTCTATGGGCGCGCTGAGTTTCTTCTGAGTAATCCATAAACATCAACAAAAGGCCACCGTCGACAAACGCCGGTGGTTATTCATTTCAAAACTATGTTTATACCCGCTACACGCCAGGAAATTGAAGCTCTGGGATGGGACAAGCCCGACATCATTCTTGTCACCGGAGACGCCTACATCGACAGCCCCCACACGGGTGTCGCCGTTATCGGCAAATGTCTGATGGCTGCGGGTTACAAAGTCGGCATAATCGCGCAGCCGAACGTTTCCGACGATACCGACATAAAACGGCTTGGCGAGCCGGCATTGTTTTGGGGCGTGACATCGGGCTGCGTCGACTCTATGGTCGCCAACTACACCGCCACCAAGAAAAAACGCAACGAGGACGATTTTACGCCCGGCCTTCAAAATGTCAGAAGGCCCGACCGCGCCGTCATAGCGTATTCAAATCTCATAAGGCGATATTTCAAAAACACAAAACCCATCGTTCTGGGCGGTATCGAGGCGAGCTTGCGGCGCATATCGCATTATGATTTTTGGGACGACGCGGTAAGAAAGTCGGTTTTGTTCGACGCTAAAGCGGATTTTCTGGTTTACGGTATGGGGGAGAAAGCCATAATCGAACTTGCCGGAAAACTTAAAAAAGGCGAGTCGCCGTCGGAGGTGAGGGGAATCTGTCACATCTCCAAGGGACCTGTGGACGGCTATATTATTCTTCCGTCGCACGATGAAGTGTCCCCCAAAACTCCCGAAGGCCGCGATAAATTCGCCGAAATGTTCGGCATCTTTTACGCCAATAACGAACCTCATTCGGCCAAGGGTCTTTGTCAGAAACAGGACACGAGATATATAGTCCAAAATCCTCCGCAATATGATTTAACCGTCGAAGAACTCGACGCAATCTACGCGCAGGATTACGAAAGAGACGTTCACCCGATTCACAAAAAAGAAGGCGCGGTAAGAGCGCTTGAAACGATAAAATTTTCCATTACCACTCACAGGGGATGTTACGGGGAATGTAATTTCTGCTCGGTGAGCGCGCATCAGGGCGCGGCCGTGACGTCCAGAAGCGCCGCGTCAATAATAGAGGAGGCGCGCAAAATTTCCGCCCTGCCGGATTTCAAAGGGTATATAACCGATGTCGGCGGACCCACCGCGAATATGTACGCCACGCATTGCAATAGGGCTGTCACGCGCGGCCGCTGCAAAGACAAAAGGTGCCTTTATCCGTCGATATGCGGTTCTCTGAAATTCGGCCACGGGGCGCAAATTAAACTTTTGTCGGAGTTAAGAGCCCTGCCCGGGATTAAAAAAGTTTTTGTGGCGTCCGGCATAAGGCACGATATGGCGCTGGCCGACAAGGAGCGCGGCGTGGAATATGTCGACGCGCTGGTGTCGCACCATGTTTCGGGACAGATGAAGATA
This Elusimicrobia bacterium HGW-Elusimicrobia-1 DNA region includes the following protein-coding sequences:
- a CDS encoding DNA-binding protein → MNKSHLITALGRVLSTKKECSAAANRVFEEIARAILRGERVTISGFGSFQPYISRARRVKDPRTGAVIDVPPKRRVRFVPSGDLF
- a CDS encoding YgiQ family radical SAM protein encodes the protein MFIPATRQEIEALGWDKPDIILVTGDAYIDSPHTGVAVIGKCLMAAGYKVGIIAQPNVSDDTDIKRLGEPALFWGVTSGCVDSMVANYTATKKKRNEDDFTPGLQNVRRPDRAVIAYSNLIRRYFKNTKPIVLGGIEASLRRISHYDFWDDAVRKSVLFDAKADFLVYGMGEKAIIELAGKLKKGESPSEVRGICHISKGPVDGYIILPSHDEVSPKTPEGRDKFAEMFGIFYANNEPHSAKGLCQKQDTRYIVQNPPQYDLTVEELDAIYAQDYERDVHPIHKKEGAVRALETIKFSITTHRGCYGECNFCSVSAHQGAAVTSRSAASIIEEARKISALPDFKGYITDVGGPTANMYATHCNRAVTRGRCKDKRCLYPSICGSLKFGHGAQIKLLSELRALPGIKKVFVASGIRHDMALADKERGVEYVDALVSHHVSGQMKIAPEHTEPAVLKRMGKPGPEYLKNFKKLFDELNKRRGKNQFLTYYFIAAHPGCGIYEMKKLKDFAASELKMTPEQIQIFTPTPSTYSTLMYYTGKDPFTGEEIFTERDPGKRGEQKQVIIYTRRREPVRRGGSFRRNK
- a CDS encoding ligand-binding protein SH3 gives rise to the protein MRESIAAFLNSFLPPEITTLIIAATPVVELRGALPLALGVFGFGFSKAYALSVAGNLIPVAPLLLFLNHISAWLMRFDIFKKFFDWWFARTRRHSDLVEKYETLGLILFVAIPLPMTGAWSGCVAAYLLGIKFVHAITAITIGVLVAGLIVGSASMGALSFF
- a CDS encoding MerR family transcriptional regulator, whose amino-acid sequence is MEKLFFESDKEFYSIGEVSKIIGLPSHTLRYWESEFGALRPLRRDSRHRKYTLKDIDKIRKVRELLYKKKFTIEGAKKALLESEREKSRQLNLDIGTSSAAASALKEVKKEIEAVLARLKE